From a single Nicotiana tomentosiformis chromosome 2, ASM39032v3, whole genome shotgun sequence genomic region:
- the LOC138904691 gene encoding uncharacterized protein produces MTYDDLVSIINVVGLELCTDIKLKNQLKKEQHSSRRELGSFCQDFGYTNIVATSTHSTKKNKAYKSSRKICRKETHRSLEESPRKKSKFRRPSKSSKTKDVCWNCGKIGHRANECKSDKKKKKINLLEISEDTKKELFSILEDANLDSSPNYSSDEYSDEDNINIAYNSDSSQSAQSLLKSFLTTLKRVFTMLFNTSTMRILEGAI; encoded by the exons ATGACCTATGATGACCTTGTCAGTATCATCAACGTTGTAGGTCTTGAACTCTGCACAGACATCAAGCTCAAAAATCAGCTTAAAAAAGAGCAACACTCCTCTAGAAGAGAATTAGGAAGCTTCTGTCAAGACTTCGGTTATACAAATATTGTTGCTACATCTACTCATTCTACTAAGAAGAACAAAGCCTATAAATCTTCTAGAAAGATTTGTCGTAAAGAAACTCATAGAAGTTTAGAAGAGTCTCCTAGAAAGAAATCCAAATTCCGTAGACCTTCAAAATCTTCTAAAACCAAAGATGTCTGTTGGAACTGTGGAAAAATCGGTCATAGAGCCAATGAATGCAAATCtgacaaaaaaaagaagaaaatcaacCTCCTAGAGATTAGTGAAGATACCAAAAAGGAACTCTTCTCCATCTTAGAGGATGCCAATTTAGATTCTTCTCCCAATTACTCTTCAGATGAATATAGCGATGAAGATAACATCAATATCGCTTATAATTCTGATTCAAGCCAGTCCG CCCAGTCTCTATTAAAGTCATTTCTAACAACTCTAAAGAGGGTCTTTACGATGTTATTCAACACATCAACGATGAGGATTCTAGAAGGCGCTATCTGA